In Streptomyces sp. NBC_00091, the following proteins share a genomic window:
- a CDS encoding sugar-transfer associated ATP-grasp domain-containing protein, producing MSREHLPTMLRDGGRKSMARIAGDLVMVSARWRCLPFHYFRYGGYRREVSSERACAYLPETALFHRLLPRVNRDTIDLDDKVVCKKILASAGIPQPPLIASGNGRAGVTSEGDEVSLEAVLDHASGSGRVVVKPSRYSSGGSGVVIVRPGEDGFDLAAYAQRWGAWLVEHHVPQHHDLDVLNPYALNTFRVITLLTEGTAEVLYMMLKLGGVDSTTDNSADGGLQIRVHPDGELDRHGYDRYLNAQTRHQVSTVPFAGHRIAHIGEVRELAARCARLFPQVPFIGWDIAVTPGGPVVIEGNSSPSLAHIQRTHGGVAPDLVPALRAVMDRPII from the coding sequence ATGAGCCGCGAGCACCTTCCCACGATGCTGCGCGACGGGGGCCGGAAGAGCATGGCCCGGATCGCCGGGGATCTGGTGATGGTCTCCGCGCGGTGGCGCTGCCTGCCGTTCCACTACTTCCGCTACGGCGGGTACCGGCGCGAGGTTTCTTCCGAGCGGGCGTGTGCGTACCTGCCGGAGACCGCCTTGTTCCACCGCCTCCTTCCCCGCGTGAACCGGGACACCATCGACCTGGACGACAAGGTCGTCTGCAAGAAGATCCTTGCTTCCGCCGGCATCCCGCAGCCCCCACTGATCGCGAGCGGTAACGGCCGTGCAGGCGTCACCTCCGAGGGCGATGAGGTTTCGCTGGAGGCCGTCCTCGATCACGCTTCCGGCTCCGGGCGCGTGGTGGTCAAGCCCTCCCGCTACTCCAGCGGCGGCTCCGGAGTCGTGATCGTGCGGCCCGGCGAGGACGGCTTCGACCTCGCGGCCTACGCGCAGCGGTGGGGCGCCTGGCTGGTCGAGCACCACGTACCGCAGCACCACGACCTGGACGTGCTGAACCCGTACGCGCTCAACACCTTCCGGGTCATCACCCTGCTGACCGAGGGCACCGCGGAGGTGCTCTACATGATGCTGAAGCTCGGCGGCGTCGACAGTACGACGGACAACTCAGCCGATGGCGGCTTGCAGATCCGGGTGCACCCCGACGGGGAACTCGACCGCCATGGCTACGACCGGTACCTCAACGCCCAGACGCGCCACCAGGTCAGCACCGTGCCGTTCGCCGGCCACAGGATCGCCCACATCGGCGAGGTCCGCGAGCTGGCCGCACGCTGCGCCCGCCTGTTCCCGCAGGTCCCCTTCATCGGCTGGGACATCGCAGTCACTCCGGGGGGACCGGTGGTCATCGAGGGGAACAGCAGCCCTTCGCTCGCACACATCCAGCGCACCCACGGCGGTGTCGCTCCGGATCTCGTCCCGGCGCTCCGCGCCGTGATGGATCGCCCGATCATCTGA
- the cysS gene encoding cysteine--tRNA ligase, translated as MAIKVHNTLTGRTEDFRPERETEVRMFVCGPTVYGPSHVGHAKTYTQFDFIAAYLETSGYKVTYLQNITDVDDKIIRRSREENVPPEDIAALFEKQYLEDMAALGNTRVDVHARAHDHIDAIVDQVKRLIARGHAYQLDDGWYFDLASFPGYGKLSGRTDLRPEDSVSRIDDHSKKRSPGDFALWKGRKDGEPFWETELGPGRPGWHIEDTAITETFFGPSYDLHGGAVDLIFPHHEAEVAQMEAASGIEPLARYWMHTGLLRVDGDKMSKSTGNFLTIRDALARTDSRTLRYAFLSQHYRSSMELNDSTLEQARAARRRIENFARTIDPAHTDSPANTSRATDTWKEMREHLDDDFDTPGALAVLFQFIREQNRTQEPSGPASLRLIQDVNNLFGTFDIADADQGDTAVDDLVKERDRLRAARNFAEADAIRDQLIKQGITLEDSPEGTRWWKEKTQ; from the coding sequence ATGGCGATCAAGGTCCACAACACACTGACCGGACGGACGGAGGATTTCCGCCCCGAGCGGGAGACCGAGGTGCGGATGTTCGTGTGCGGACCTACCGTCTACGGCCCCAGCCACGTCGGGCACGCGAAGACGTACACGCAGTTCGACTTCATCGCCGCGTACCTGGAAACGAGCGGCTACAAGGTCACCTACCTCCAGAACATCACCGACGTGGACGACAAGATCATCCGGCGTTCCCGGGAGGAGAACGTGCCTCCGGAGGACATCGCGGCCCTGTTCGAGAAGCAGTACCTGGAGGACATGGCAGCGCTGGGGAACACCCGCGTCGACGTCCACGCGCGTGCCCACGATCACATCGATGCGATCGTGGACCAGGTCAAGCGGCTCATCGCCCGCGGCCACGCCTACCAGCTCGATGACGGCTGGTACTTCGACCTCGCCTCGTTCCCCGGATACGGCAAGCTCTCGGGCCGCACCGACCTGCGCCCCGAGGACTCGGTCTCGCGGATCGACGACCACTCCAAGAAGCGCAGCCCTGGCGACTTCGCTCTGTGGAAGGGACGCAAGGACGGCGAACCGTTCTGGGAGACCGAACTGGGGCCGGGCCGACCGGGCTGGCACATCGAGGACACCGCGATCACGGAGACCTTCTTCGGCCCCTCGTACGACCTGCACGGCGGCGCCGTCGACCTCATCTTCCCCCACCATGAAGCCGAGGTCGCCCAGATGGAGGCCGCCTCCGGCATCGAGCCCCTGGCCCGCTACTGGATGCACACCGGCCTCCTGCGGGTCGACGGCGACAAGATGTCGAAGAGCACCGGGAACTTCCTCACCATCCGCGACGCGCTCGCCCGCACGGACTCCCGCACCCTGCGGTACGCGTTCCTCTCCCAGCACTACCGCTCCTCCATGGAGCTGAACGACTCCACGCTGGAGCAGGCCCGTGCGGCACGTCGCCGGATCGAGAACTTCGCCCGGACCATCGACCCCGCGCACACGGACAGTCCGGCGAACACCTCACGGGCGACCGACACCTGGAAGGAGATGCGCGAGCACCTGGACGACGACTTCGACACCCCAGGCGCCCTCGCCGTCCTCTTCCAGTTCATCCGCGAGCAGAACCGCACGCAGGAACCGTCCGGGCCGGCCTCCCTGCGGCTGATCCAGGACGTCAACAACCTCTTCGGAACCTTCGACATCGCCGACGCCGACCAGGGCGACACCGCTGTCGACGACCTCGTCAAGGAACGCGACCGGCTCCGCGCAGCGAGGAACTTCGCCGAGGCCGACGCGATCCGCGACCAGCTCATCAAGCAGGGCATCACCCTCGAAGACTCGCCCGAAGGCACCCGCTGGTGGAAGGAAAAGACCCAATGA